One window from the genome of Nitrososphaerota archaeon encodes:
- a CDS encoding sugar ABC transporter permease: protein MVFKKIIDWLRQPKNFGKILMMPSSFILNLVLIIPFSILIYLSFTNYIPARGIEWWRSDIVGLTNFIKVIGDERFLWALLRTIIFVFTVVPIEFLLGLGIALLFLGNFKGKKIFTSIILYPMMVPWITVGLAFHLLFLDFGPINSILLKPIFGEATISWFRDPLLAFLTVILADVWQWTPLMFLILYSGLVAVPERLIEAAKVLGASETQILRRIRLPLIKPLIIVALIIRSLEAFKVFDTIFIMTGAGGPGTATETISCYIYKLSIQYSNLSYASAASLIIMIMIALVTRVAIKPLAVKPE, encoded by the coding sequence ATGGTATTTAAAAAAATTATTGATTGGTTAAGACAACCTAAAAATTTTGGTAAAATTCTTATGATGCCTAGTAGTTTTATTTTAAATTTAGTATTAATTATTCCATTCTCAATTTTAATATATCTTAGCTTTACAAATTATATTCCAGCTAGGGGAATAGAATGGTGGAGAAGCGACATAGTAGGCCTTACAAATTTCATAAAAGTCATTGGAGATGAAAGATTTCTCTGGGCTTTATTGCGTACTATAATTTTCGTATTCACTGTTGTTCCAATAGAATTTTTATTAGGATTAGGAATTGCTTTGCTATTCTTAGGAAATTTTAAAGGCAAAAAAATTTTTACTTCAATCATACTATATCCAATGATGGTCCCATGGATTACTGTAGGATTAGCATTCCATCTTTTATTCTTAGATTTTGGACCTATAAATTCAATTTTATTAAAACCAATTTTTGGAGAAGCAACTATTTCATGGTTTAGAGATCCATTACTTGCATTTCTTACAGTAATATTAGCTGATGTATGGCAATGGACGCCACTTATGTTTCTAATTTTATATTCAGGCTTAGTTGCTGTTCCTGAAAGGCTTATTGAAGCAGCAAAAGTTTTAGGTGCTTCTGAAACTCAAATTTTAAGACGTATAAGATTACCTTTAATTAAACCACTTATAATTGTCGCATTAATAATTCGTAGTTTAGAAGCTTTTAAAGTATTCGATACAATATTTATAATGACTGGTGCTGGTGGTCCAGGAACTGCGACTGAAACTATTTCATGTTATATTTATAAGCTTTCTATTCAATATAGTAATTTATCTTATGCTTCTGCAGCATCATTAATAATAATGATAATGATAGCTTTAGTAACTAGAGTTGCTATTAAGCCTCTTGCTGTCAAACCTGAATGA
- a CDS encoding extracellular solute-binding protein, producing MSEEKMDRRKYIKYVGAGAVVAAAAAAIGYGVSELTRPPPTPTTVVTTVPAPTTVVTTAPPPTTIVTTVPTVTTVTTAPPVTTPGTVSERAVFAARRLVETGAIPRGTRLKLLHAAGSRAQLVPFIKEWEEKTGIGIDLVTVGVEGDIFTKLMAEATAKTGEYDIATVFSTWMGDLVESGIAKPLDEYYAKYDPVGPPEVAPIEPLGSYTTIYKGKRYALFADADVYTLTYRKDLLEDPTYKDEFKSKYGYDLKVPDTWEEAIDIAKFFYEKNLKAPDGERLYGAFFYAEPLFAGYTTWWTIFTSKGGILFSPKDMKSMVNTPEGVEALDIMVRLMPYMHPEAVTGTWASMYQRYIEGKAVLAMAWPSLIKWAQDPASSRIVGKSGAALPPGSYVTVKGTKKLIKACVNPVNWVGIVSNYSKYPEAGYLFLQYWTSPEVGYQVVAIPGIMDAYRTNWFEPGSKERAVMDLAYTSHFVDVFKEAIAHSFPDLMLPGAYTFLDVLNKNINAVCAGTKKSKDALDETAAAWEDITDRLGRDKLLAAWKETVKLYPTDVQEVWREKGYI from the coding sequence ATGTCGGAGGAAAAAATGGATAGAAGGAAATATATAAAATATGTTGGTGCAGGTGCAGTAGTTGCAGCAGCTGCTGCAGCAATTGGTTATGGTGTTTCTGAATTAACAAGACCACCACCTACTCCTACTACAGTTGTTACTACAGTTCCAGCTCCAACAACAGTAGTAACTACAGCTCCTCCTCCAACAACAATAGTTACTACAGTTCCAACTGTAACAACAGTAACTACAGCTCCACCAGTTACAACTCCTGGAACTGTTTCTGAAAGAGCTGTTTTTGCTGCAAGACGCCTCGTAGAAACTGGAGCAATTCCAAGAGGAACAAGATTAAAATTATTACATGCAGCAGGATCAAGAGCTCAGCTTGTTCCATTTATTAAAGAATGGGAAGAGAAGACTGGAATTGGAATCGACCTTGTTACAGTAGGTGTAGAGGGAGATATTTTCACAAAACTTATGGCAGAAGCTACAGCAAAAACAGGAGAATATGATATAGCTACAGTATTTAGTACATGGATGGGTGATTTAGTTGAATCTGGTATTGCAAAACCTTTAGATGAATATTATGCAAAGTATGATCCTGTAGGTCCTCCAGAAGTAGCTCCTATTGAACCGCTTGGAAGCTATACAACAATATATAAAGGTAAAAGATATGCACTATTTGCTGATGCTGATGTATATACATTAACTTATAGAAAAGATTTATTAGAAGACCCTACATATAAAGATGAATTTAAATCTAAATATGGCTATGACTTAAAAGTTCCAGATACATGGGAAGAAGCTATAGATATAGCTAAATTCTTTTATGAGAAAAATTTGAAAGCTCCAGATGGAGAAAGATTATATGGAGCATTCTTCTATGCAGAACCATTATTTGCTGGTTATACTACATGGTGGACAATATTTACTTCTAAAGGTGGAATTCTATTTAGCCCAAAGGATATGAAATCAATGGTTAATACACCTGAAGGAGTTGAAGCGCTTGATATAATGGTTAGACTTATGCCATATATGCATCCTGAAGCTGTAACTGGAACATGGGCTAGTATGTATCAAAGGTATATTGAAGGAAAAGCGGTACTTGCAATGGCTTGGCCATCTTTAATAAAATGGGCACAAGACCCAGCAAGTTCCAGAATAGTAGGTAAAAGTGGTGCAGCTTTGCCTCCAGGTTCTTATGTAACAGTCAAAGGAACGAAAAAATTAATTAAGGCATGTGTAAATCCTGTTAATTGGGTTGGAATAGTTTCAAATTATAGTAAATATCCTGAAGCAGGTTATCTATTCTTACAATATTGGACAAGCCCAGAAGTAGGATATCAAGTTGTTGCCATACCGGGAATAATGGATGCATATAGAACGAACTGGTTTGAACCCGGATCAAAAGAAAGAGCAGTTATGGATCTTGCTTATACTTCACACTTCGTAGATGTATTCAAAGAAGCAATAGCTCACTCATTCCCTGACCTTATGCTTCCTGGAGCATATACATTCTTAGACGTGCTCAATAAAAACATAAATGCAGTTTGTGCTGGAACAAAGAAATCTAAAGATGCTCTTGATGAAACTGCAGCTGCCTGGGAAGATATTACAGATAGGCTTGGAAGAGATAAACTTTTAGCAGCATGGAAAGAAACTGTAAAATTATATCCAACAGATGTTCAAGAAGTTTGGAGAGAAAAGGGCTACATATAA
- a CDS encoding amidohydrolase family protein yields the protein MKIIDIHSHIGYCRVFDLEVSEETLIKAMNENNIQVSIVQPFPGTPNPIETHDLIEKLSRKYPKRIYGLISLNPHVEEDLYMKNVEKYIKLGFVGIKVHTIGHAIHPLVKDAEKIWIAAKKFKVPLMVHSGLGIPFALPSNVVPRAEEYPEVPIILAHAGFGFYSGEALLLAKKYENIYLETSWTSNLDLLPMVQSVPDKVLFGSDTPENISVELSKIKSLNLSEKVLQQILHENALKLFKKIII from the coding sequence ATGAAAATAATTGATATCCATTCGCATATTGGATATTGTAGAGTTTTTGATCTTGAAGTTTCAGAAGAAACTTTAATAAAAGCAATGAATGAAAATAATATTCAAGTATCCATAGTTCAGCCTTTTCCAGGCACTCCAAATCCAATAGAAACGCATGATTTGATAGAAAAACTCTCAAGAAAATATCCTAAAAGGATATATGGTCTTATTAGTTTAAATCCACATGTAGAAGAAGATTTATATATGAAAAATGTTGAAAAATATATTAAACTCGGATTTGTAGGCATAAAAGTTCATACAATAGGTCATGCAATTCATCCTTTAGTAAAAGATGCTGAAAAAATATGGATTGCAGCAAAAAAGTTTAAAGTTCCTTTAATGGTTCATAGCGGCTTAGGAATACCATTTGCATTACCATCTAATGTAGTTCCTAGAGCTGAAGAATATCCAGAAGTCCCAATAATATTAGCTCATGCAGGATTTGGTTTTTATTCTGGAGAAGCTCTTCTTTTAGCAAAAAAATATGAAAATATATATTTAGAAACTTCTTGGACATCTAATCTAGATTTGTTACCAATGGTTCAATCTGTTCCAGATAAAGTTTTATTTGGTTCGGATACTCCTGAAAATATATCCGTTGAATTAAGTAAAATAAAATCATTAAATCTTTCAGAAAAGGTTTTACAACAAATTTTGCATGAGAATGCTTTGAAATTATTCAAAAAAATAATCATTTAA
- a CDS encoding 4Fe-4S dicluster domain-containing protein: protein MSFSKISSKISREITPPKFIISIDNEKCTGCRSCELACSISHEGISSPTLSRLSILRDFISGENSIEICKQCEGPECMLACPVEDAMFIDEKTGARIINEEKCIACGNCARACPFNENDSIIKYNPNKNVYIKCDLCYLRKDGPVCVQICPYGALSYVSHR, encoded by the coding sequence ATGAGTTTCTCTAAAATTTCTTCAAAAATTTCAAGAGAAATAACTCCTCCAAAATTCATTATATCCATAGATAATGAGAAATGTACTGGCTGTCGTAGTTGCGAACTTGCCTGCTCAATATCTCATGAAGGAATAAGTAGCCCAACTCTCTCAAGATTAAGTATCTTAAGAGATTTCATTTCTGGAGAAAATTCTATTGAAATTTGTAAACAATGCGAAGGTCCTGAATGTATGCTTGCTTGTCCTGTAGAAGATGCAATGTTTATAGATGAAAAAACTGGTGCTAGAATAATAAATGAAGAAAAATGTATTGCATGTGGTAATTGTGCTCGTGCATGTCCATTTAATGAAAATGATTCTATTATAAAATATAATCCAAATAAAAATGTTTACATAAAATGCGATTTATGCTATCTTAGAAAAGATGGACCAGTATGCGTGCAAATATGTCCATATGGAGCATTAAGCTATGTAAGCCATAGGTGA
- a CDS encoding aldehyde ferredoxin oxidoreductase N-terminal domain-containing protein codes for MIGGWVGKILRIDLSSQKISYEDTMKYAKDFIGGRGIAAKIAWEEIKSPIDPFSPENLLIFMTGPLTGTLAPASGRTIVCGIAPQVYPTPWFTRSNMGGQWGSELKYAGFDGIIIKGKSEKPVYLYIHDNEIEINDAKDLWGLDTYSTQKMILNKHGKDVKVACIGPAGENLVRISVILTETESAAGQGGFGAVMGSKNLKAIAVKGSGYVKIADPEAFLELCLAIKKELTTTQHIPIKPSLDPEQSIHGQRLQNCSHGCYVHCCLNHFYKSVPGIVSPGINTGQFHCISPLFPGIPNTYYDWNPGFRGGFEASVLSNKYGINQWELIIGTFAWLRKLKQEGILTNIDGIEIDLNDPKFWYETLKKIAYREGKIGNALAEGGPRAAEILNIGKEYIPLFWAAYGYTGHWDGRGDKINPIFYPVWIVSALQWATDTRDPFSSSHDYVAGVSMWSKVIKWEDIYKISERIYGSRKATDLETPYEYKAQPAIWHQHRSVLKDSLILCDWAFPRIFSLATEDHYARIETSKGIIEGPLIEYYFFKTVTGLDMSKEELDKITERIFNLERAIQIRNHNRSRKDDEAIIPYFEYEEFFVGPLGKREKLNREKFKKLLSEYYELRGWDIETGRPKSEKLIQLGLKDVALELKKLDLIN; via the coding sequence ATGATTGGTGGATGGGTAGGGAAGATTTTAAGAATAGATTTATCTTCACAAAAAATAAGTTATGAAGATACTATGAAGTATGCAAAAGATTTTATTGGTGGACGTGGTATAGCAGCTAAAATAGCATGGGAAGAAATAAAATCACCTATAGATCCATTTAGTCCAGAAAACTTACTTATATTTATGACTGGACCATTAACTGGAACATTAGCACCTGCATCTGGAAGAACAATAGTATGTGGTATTGCTCCACAAGTATATCCAACACCATGGTTTACTCGTTCAAACATGGGTGGACAATGGGGATCAGAATTAAAATATGCTGGTTTTGATGGAATAATTATTAAAGGTAAATCTGAAAAACCAGTATATCTATACATTCATGATAATGAAATTGAAATAAATGATGCAAAAGACTTATGGGGATTAGATACATATTCAACTCAAAAAATGATTTTAAATAAACATGGAAAAGATGTAAAAGTAGCATGTATAGGTCCTGCTGGAGAAAATTTAGTTCGTATATCTGTAATTTTAACCGAAACTGAAAGTGCTGCTGGTCAAGGTGGATTTGGAGCAGTTATGGGATCAAAAAACCTTAAAGCTATTGCTGTTAAGGGAAGTGGATATGTAAAAATTGCTGACCCAGAAGCTTTCTTAGAACTTTGTTTAGCAATAAAGAAAGAATTAACTACAACTCAACATATTCCAATAAAACCTTCACTTGATCCTGAACAATCTATTCATGGACAAAGACTTCAAAATTGTAGTCATGGTTGCTATGTTCATTGTTGTCTTAATCATTTTTATAAATCTGTTCCAGGAATTGTTTCTCCTGGCATAAATACTGGGCAATTCCATTGTATTTCTCCATTATTTCCAGGAATTCCTAATACATACTATGATTGGAATCCTGGTTTTAGAGGAGGTTTTGAAGCGTCTGTTTTATCAAATAAATATGGAATTAATCAATGGGAACTTATCATAGGTACTTTTGCATGGCTTAGAAAATTGAAACAAGAAGGTATTTTAACAAATATAGATGGAATTGAAATAGATTTAAATGATCCAAAATTTTGGTATGAAACACTTAAGAAAATAGCTTATAGAGAAGGGAAAATTGGAAACGCATTAGCTGAAGGAGGACCTAGAGCAGCAGAAATTTTAAATATTGGAAAAGAATACATTCCATTATTCTGGGCTGCTTATGGATATACTGGTCATTGGGATGGCAGAGGAGATAAAATAAATCCAATATTTTATCCAGTATGGATAGTATCTGCATTACAATGGGCTACGGATACAAGGGACCCATTTAGTTCTTCACATGATTATGTTGCGGGTGTGAGCATGTGGTCCAAAGTTATAAAATGGGAAGATATATATAAAATTTCTGAAAGAATTTATGGATCAAGAAAAGCAACAGATTTAGAAACCCCTTATGAATATAAAGCTCAACCTGCTATATGGCACCAACATCGTAGTGTTTTAAAAGATTCTCTTATATTATGTGATTGGGCTTTTCCAAGAATATTTAGCTTAGCTACAGAAGATCATTATGCTAGAATAGAAACATCTAAAGGAATTATAGAAGGACCATTGATTGAATATTATTTCTTTAAAACTGTTACTGGTTTAGATATGAGTAAAGAAGAATTAGATAAAATTACAGAAAGAATATTCAATTTAGAAAGAGCAATACAAATAAGAAATCATAATCGTTCAAGAAAAGATGATGAAGCTATTATTCCATACTTTGAGTATGAAGAATTTTTTGTAGGACCATTAGGAAAACGTGAAAAATTAAATAGAGAGAAATTCAAAAAATTATTAAGTGAATATTATGAATTAAGAGGATGGGATATAGAAACAGGCCGTCCAAAAAGTGAGAAATTAATTCAACTTGGTTTAAAAGACGTAGCACTAGAACTTAAGAAGCTAGATTTAATAAATTAA
- a CDS encoding fumarylacetoacetate hydrolase family protein: protein MRIATFSPKNNLNEIKVGIVFNENKIMDVNAAYTFYLENELEVSDSKQIANAIMPNDMLSIIKRYAIFNREINNLIKYIEKLKENEIKKHIFYDLSEVKFRPPIMNPSKIVCIGLNYEDYRKMLGYEKPEVPYFFLKAPSTLIGHEDIIYIPQGRIPETSSNCLFHEFEFALIIGKKARFVSKKDAEKYIFGYTIFNDITAHDIEMKKIGHFSYQQRSKAFDTFSPVGPWIVTKDQLKDINNLKIIRRRNGVMECASNTRYMIFKIPEIIEFLTEMMTLEPGDIVSTASPPAGPEDGLKDGDIIEAEIEGIGVLKNYVKLAKK, encoded by the coding sequence ATGAGGATAGCAACTTTTTCACCTAAAAATAATTTAAATGAAATAAAAGTTGGAATCGTATTTAATGAAAATAAAATAATGGATGTTAATGCTGCATACACATTTTATCTAGAAAATGAATTAGAAGTTTCAGATTCTAAGCAAATTGCTAATGCTATAATGCCAAATGATATGCTAAGTATTATAAAAAGATATGCAATATTTAATAGAGAAATAAATAATTTAATTAAATATATTGAAAAATTAAAAGAAAATGAAATAAAAAAGCATATTTTCTATGATTTAAGTGAAGTTAAATTTAGACCACCAATAATGAATCCATCTAAAATTGTTTGTATAGGATTAAATTATGAGGATTATAGGAAAATGCTTGGCTATGAGAAACCTGAAGTGCCATATTTCTTCCTTAAAGCTCCTTCAACTTTAATAGGTCATGAAGATATAATATACATCCCTCAAGGAAGAATACCAGAAACTTCTTCTAATTGTCTTTTTCATGAGTTTGAGTTTGCTTTAATAATTGGTAAAAAAGCAAGATTTGTTTCAAAAAAAGATGCTGAAAAATATATTTTTGGATATACTATATTTAATGATATAACAGCTCACGATATTGAAATGAAGAAAATTGGACATTTTTCGTATCAGCAAAGATCAAAAGCATTTGATACTTTTTCCCCAGTAGGACCATGGATAGTTACTAAAGATCAATTAAAGGATATTAATAATTTAAAAATAATTAGAAGGAGAAATGGAGTAATGGAATGTGCATCTAATACTCGTTATATGATATTTAAAATTCCAGAAATAATTGAATTTTTAACTGAAATGATGACTTTAGAACCAGGAGATATAGTGTCGACAGCAAGCCCTCCAGCAGGTCCTGAAGATGGTTTAAAAGATGGAGATATAATCGAAGCTGAGATAGAAGGAATTGGAGTATTAAAAAATTATGTTAAACTAGCTAAAAAATAA
- a CDS encoding isocitrate/isopropylmalate dehydrogenase family protein has protein sequence MKEIAVIPGDGIGPEVISSAIRVLESLNIDIKPIFFEAGYNVQKSLGHPINKKTIEAIKEIGICLKGPTYTPLGPESYKSVAVTLRQELDLYANVRPIKSWRGIKSIHENVDLIIIRENTEGLYKGFECDLDEYSIALRIISLKACERIAKFAFEYAIKERRKKITAVHKANILKKTCGLFLETFKKISKFYPSIEFEDMLIDAAAYNIVLNPKKFDVIVTTNLFGDILSDEAAGIAGSLGLAASANIGEKYALFEPVHGVAFDIAGKGVANPIAAILSLSMLLKHIGYKNEAIKIEKAIEKILFESKNLTPDLGGSSSTNEITEAIIKEISKE, from the coding sequence ATGAAAGAAATAGCTGTTATTCCAGGAGATGGAATAGGCCCAGAAGTAATATCTTCAGCAATAAGAGTTTTAGAAAGTCTTAATATAGATATTAAACCAATATTTTTTGAAGCAGGATATAATGTTCAAAAATCTTTAGGACATCCTATAAACAAAAAAACAATTGAAGCTATTAAAGAAATAGGCATTTGTTTAAAAGGTCCAACATATACTCCTCTTGGACCTGAAAGTTATAAAAGCGTAGCCGTAACTCTTAGACAAGAATTAGACCTTTATGCAAATGTAAGACCTATAAAATCTTGGAGAGGGATAAAATCAATTCATGAAAATGTAGATTTAATAATCATTAGAGAAAATACAGAGGGTTTATATAAAGGATTTGAATGTGATTTAGATGAATATTCAATAGCTTTAAGAATAATATCTTTAAAAGCTTGTGAAAGAATAGCAAAGTTTGCTTTTGAATATGCCATAAAAGAAAGGAGGAAAAAAATAACTGCGGTTCATAAAGCTAATATATTAAAGAAAACATGTGGATTATTCTTAGAAACATTTAAGAAAATTTCTAAGTTTTATCCTTCGATTGAATTTGAAGATATGCTTATAGATGCTGCAGCATACAATATTGTTTTAAATCCTAAGAAGTTTGACGTAATAGTTACAACAAATCTTTTTGGGGATATTCTATCAGATGAGGCAGCAGGTATTGCTGGCAGTCTTGGATTAGCTGCAAGTGCAAATATTGGAGAAAAATATGCATTATTTGAACCTGTTCATGGAGTTGCTTTTGATATAGCTGGAAAAGGAGTTGCTAATCCAATAGCTGCAATACTTTCGCTTTCAATGCTCTTAAAACATATTGGATACAAAAATGAAGCAATAAAAATAGAAAAAGCAATTGAAAAAATTCTTTTCGAATCAAAAAACTTAACACCTGATTTAGGTGGTTCTTCTTCTACAAACGAAATCACTGAGGCAATTATAAAAGAAATAAGCAAGGAATAA
- a CDS encoding homocitrate synthase family protein, which produces MKEVIIDDTTLREGEQTPGVVFSIEDKVSIARYLSEIGIQRIEAGFPAASKSEFKAVKSIVEAKLDSKIFGFARAVKSDIDVVIDCDCYGVVMSFPPSDIHLKYKLKIDREEYLRRAIECVTYAKEHGLYVTYSAEDSTRTDIEFLKKVFKTVVENGVDCARIVDTLGVAIPSFMKHLISTIKNIVSVPIEVHCHNDHGLALANSLTAIEAGASVISSSINGLGERAGLAATEEVIVALHNLYGIKIFKTEKLYEICKFVEKVSGVKIPASKPVIGENVFTHTSGIHQDAILKNVLTYEPYPPELVGQKRKFAIGKLSGSHIIKAKLIELGYNISEKDLKNITNLIKEYSQERKSALSDIEVKKIADEYFANKK; this is translated from the coding sequence TTGAAAGAAGTAATAATCGATGATACAACTCTAAGAGAAGGAGAACAAACGCCTGGAGTTGTTTTTAGTATAGAAGATAAAGTTTCTATAGCTAGATATTTATCTGAAATAGGGATTCAAAGAATTGAAGCAGGTTTTCCAGCAGCTTCTAAAAGTGAATTTAAAGCTGTTAAATCTATTGTTGAAGCTAAATTAGATTCAAAAATTTTTGGATTTGCAAGAGCTGTTAAATCTGATATAGACGTTGTAATAGATTGCGATTGTTATGGGGTAGTAATGAGTTTTCCACCTTCTGATATTCATTTAAAATATAAGCTTAAAATAGACCGTGAAGAATATTTAAGAAGAGCAATAGAATGTGTTACATATGCAAAAGAACATGGACTGTACGTTACATATAGTGCTGAAGATTCTACTAGAACTGATATAGAATTTTTAAAGAAAGTTTTTAAAACAGTTGTTGAAAATGGTGTAGATTGTGCAAGAATAGTTGATACTCTTGGTGTTGCGATTCCAAGTTTCATGAAACATTTAATTTCTACTATCAAAAATATTGTTTCAGTTCCAATCGAAGTGCATTGTCATAATGATCATGGATTAGCTTTAGCAAATTCTTTAACTGCAATTGAAGCTGGAGCATCTGTTATATCATCTTCTATAAATGGCTTAGGGGAAAGGGCTGGATTAGCTGCTACAGAAGAAGTAATCGTTGCTCTTCATAATCTTTATGGTATTAAAATATTCAAAACAGAAAAATTGTACGAAATATGTAAATTTGTTGAAAAAGTTTCTGGAGTGAAAATTCCAGCAAGTAAACCGGTCATAGGAGAAAATGTTTTTACGCATACATCTGGAATACATCAAGATGCTATTCTAAAAAATGTTTTAACATATGAACCTTATCCACCTGAATTAGTAGGCCAAAAACGTAAATTTGCAATAGGAAAATTAAGTGGATCTCATATAATAAAAGCTAAGCTTATTGAACTAGGTTATAATATTAGTGAGAAAGATTTAAAAAACATAACCAATCTAATTAAAGAATATTCACAAGAACGAAAAAGTGCTTTATCAGACATAGAAGTTAAAAAAATTGCTGATGAATATTTTGCTAATAAAAAATAA
- a CDS encoding HAD family hydrolase, whose translation MNSLDVIMLRAVIFDLDGTLINLAFDYKKAKAEVISFLINSKVNEKILDENKSIYLNIEAAINYIKREFGEKYAKVIKEKAFDIVDKYEKEEIGKASLCENALNLINYIKSKGMKIAICTNNSSYTTFSILNKINIANLIDVVVTRDDVEKLKPYPDPLILACKKLNINPNEALYIGDSIVDLLTAKAVGMKFILLSKNDLKIAESYEEFNFKKVSSLKEIKEIIKVSV comes from the coding sequence ATGAATTCATTGGATGTGATAATGTTAAGAGCAGTAATATTTGATTTGGATGGTACTTTAATTAATCTTGCTTTTGATTATAAGAAAGCAAAAGCAGAAGTCATTTCATTTTTAATTAATTCAAAAGTTAATGAGAAAATACTTGATGAAAATAAATCAATTTATTTAAACATAGAAGCTGCAATAAATTATATAAAAAGAGAGTTTGGTGAAAAGTATGCTAAAGTTATAAAAGAGAAAGCATTTGATATTGTAGATAAATATGAGAAAGAAGAAATAGGGAAAGCTTCATTATGCGAGAATGCTTTAAATTTAATAAATTATATTAAATCAAAAGGAATGAAAATAGCAATATGCACTAATAATTCAAGTTATACAACTTTTTCAATATTAAATAAAATAAATATAGCTAATTTAATAGATGTTGTAGTAACTAGAGATGATGTAGAAAAACTTAAGCCTTATCCTGACCCCCTTATATTAGCTTGTAAAAAGCTTAATATTAATCCTAATGAAGCTCTATATATTGGAGATTCTATAGTTGATTTATTAACAGCTAAAGCAGTTGGAATGAAGTTTATTCTTCTTTCTAAAAACGACCTTAAAATTGCAGAGTCTTATGAGGAATTTAATTTTAAAAAAGTTAGTTCATTAAAAGAAATAAAAGAAATAATTAAAGTTTCAGTATAG
- a CDS encoding galactitol-1-phosphate 5-dehydrogenase, whose protein sequence is MKAAIWYGGKNIRIEDVPEPEISDNDVLIKVKAVGICGSELHAYEGISERRKPPLIMGHEFSGEVIEVGKNVKNLVKGDRVAVDPIIRCLKCEQCLNGRSNICENMRLIGLHTPGAFSEYIAIPAEKCYEMPDNLSFEEASMVEPMSVGVHAVNLADMKINSNVAIFGGTGVIGLCTLQALRTAGAGRIICTGTRENKLKIAEKLGANILINVKEIDPVKKIMEITNGKGIDIAFEAVGIQETVQQAISMVKKGGNIVVIGMLAKKMELEMLDIVTKEKQIIGSYGYTSLDFKTALNLIAEGKVNVKPLITHVFSLNEISKGFEVLSKNREEVIKVVIKP, encoded by the coding sequence ATGAAAGCTGCAATATGGTATGGAGGCAAAAATATTAGAATAGAAGATGTACCTGAACCAGAAATAAGTGATAATGATGTTCTTATAAAAGTTAAAGCTGTAGGAATATGTGGCTCCGAACTTCATGCATATGAAGGAATTTCTGAAAGAAGGAAACCACCTCTTATAATGGGTCATGAATTTTCTGGAGAAGTAATAGAAGTAGGTAAAAACGTAAAAAATTTAGTAAAAGGAGATAGAGTAGCTGTTGATCCGATTATTCGTTGTTTAAAATGTGAGCAATGTTTAAATGGTAGATCAAACATTTGTGAAAATATGCGTTTAATAGGTTTGCATACTCCTGGAGCATTTTCTGAATATATAGCTATTCCTGCTGAAAAATGTTATGAAATGCCAGATAATTTATCATTTGAAGAAGCGAGTATGGTAGAACCTATGTCTGTTGGTGTTCATGCCGTAAATTTAGCTGATATGAAAATAAATAGCAATGTAGCAATATTTGGCGGCACTGGTGTAATAGGATTATGTACTTTACAAGCATTAAGAACAGCTGGAGCTGGAAGAATAATATGTACTGGAACAAGAGAAAATAAATTAAAAATAGCTGAAAAACTTGGTGCAAATATTTTAATTAATGTAAAAGAAATAGATCCTGTTAAAAAAATTATGGAAATAACAAATGGAAAAGGGATAGATATTGCATTTGAAGCTGTTGGAATTCAAGAAACTGTGCAACAAGCTATTAGCATGGTAAAGAAAGGTGGAAATATAGTAGTTATAGGCATGTTAGCGAAGAAGATGGAATTAGAAATGCTTGATATTGTTACAAAAGAAAAACAAATAATTGGATCATATGGCTATACTTCATTAGATTTTAAAACAGCATTAAATTTAATAGCCGAGGGAAAAGTAAATGTAAAACCATTAATAACACATGTTTTCTCTTTAAATGAAATATCAAAAGGATTTGAAGTTCTTTCTAAAAATAGAGAAGAAGTTATAAAAGTTGTGATAAAACCTTAA